In Necator americanus strain Aroian chromosome IV, whole genome shotgun sequence, the following proteins share a genomic window:
- a CDS encoding hypothetical protein (NECATOR_CHRIV.G14436.T1) — protein MVPQGALGLRSCSYAQRHLSLSVMAHGGVPTQIGPQNDSTTTTSYVGYLSGAINAILAKTTAATQVLGLKSETESKGPSKAVVTETSEGGAPTKAQFLKHTFKKRISRTEVTNKTRALVKKLLVAETSSSKLLRIQELSSHIISYPPTRIIAAQKPRLIADLLTIVTSPDSSPELRAEARQCLTLCGCQPAVKSKGVSLLSIDGGGTRGMMGLEVLEQFERISGKKICELFDHVIGVSTGSIIASLLVGKGYTIKECRDVYMDVSKKLFSQNRLTGVSGIVLNHSYYDTKKWVKMLKEVIGEDLTIIETSKYPVPRLSIVASIVNSPVLQPFVFRNYEPPAGRDSHYLGSTAHHLWQAIQASAAAPLYFEEVQLGNFLLQDGGVIANNPTAIGIHEAKLLWPEERFHCVVSVGNGRSVCDLESEEDAAPSSLSSLQKFNRIVDSATNTEGVHMCMHDLLDENVYFRLNPYMTFPYGLDEIDPKKLEQMQNDAKLYVRRNALKIEDAVSRLLEKPHLLQRTMRWFEEWMDRRGMYSPR, from the exons atggtCCCTCAAGGGGCGCTGGGGCTTCGCTCCTGTTCCTACGCGCAGCGGCATCTTTCGTTGTCCGTCATGGCGCATGGGGGTGTACCGACACAAATAGGACCACAAAATGATTCAACAACTACGACTAGCTATGTCGGTTACCTTTCCGGTGCCATCAACGCCATTCTTGCGAAG ACCACGGCAGCTACACAAGTTCTTGGTCTGAAATCGGAAACAGAAAGCAAAGGACCATCGAAAGCTGTTGTGACGGAAACATCCGAAGGAGGAGCACCCACTAAAGCCCA GTTCTTGAAACACACTTTCAAAAAACGTATATCAAGGACTGAAGTAACTAATAAAACAAGAGCGCTGGTGAAGAAACTTCTGGTtgctgaaacgtcgagctcaAAACTACTCCGTATTCAAGAGCTTAGCTCACACATAATATCCTATCCACCAACAAGGATCATCGCCGCCCAG AAACCTCGTCTGATCGCCGATCTACTGACCATTGTAACGTCCCCTGACAGTAGCCCAGAGCTTCGAGCAGAAGCAAGGCAGTGTCTTACTCTTTGCGGTTGTCAGCCCGCAGTGAAAAGCAAAG GAGTGAGTCTTCTCAGTATCGATGGAGGAGGCACTCGAGGTATGATGGGTCTCGAAGTGCTAGAACAGTTTGAAAGAATATCGGGCAAAAAG ATATGTGAATTATTCGATCACGTCATCGGTGTAAGCACTGGTAGTATAATTGCTAGTTTGTTGGTCGGTAAAGGATACACAATAAAGGAGTGTCGCGATGTTTACATGGACGTCTCTAAGAA ATTGTTTTCGCAAAACCGTCTCACGGGTGTAAGTGGGATAGTACTCAACCACTCGTATTATGATACTAAGAAATGGGTAAAGATGCTTAAAGAG GTCATAGGCGAAGATCTAACGATAATTGAGACCAGCAAATATCCAGTACCCCGACTTAGCATTGTTGCTTCCATAGTTAATTCTCCTGTTCTTCAA CCTTTCGTATTTCGGAACTATGAGCCTCCTGCTGGTAGAGATTCGCACTACCTGGGTAGCACGGCACACCACCTATGGCAGGCTATCCAg GCTTCGGCTGCTGCTCCACTCTATTTTGAAGAGGTTCAACTTGGTAACTTCTTACTTCAAGATGGTGGA GTCATCGCCAATAATCCAACCGCAATTGGGATACATGAAGCGAAACTGTTGTGGCCTGAAGAACGTTTTCATTGTGTTGTGTCTGTCGGAAATGGACGATCG GTTTGTGACCTTGAGAGCGAAGAAGATGCAGCCCCTTCTAGCTTGAGTTCACTGCAGAAGTTCAATCGCATTGTAGATAGTGCAACTAACACTGAAGGGGTCCACATGTGTATGCATGATTTGCTCGACGAAAATGTATATTTCAG ACTGAATCCATACATGACCTTTCCATATGGACTCGATGAAATTGATCCAAAAAA ATTAGAGCAGATGCAAAATGATGCGAAGTTGTATGTTCGTCGTAACGCTTTGAAAATTGAGGATGCAGTCTCAAGGTTGCTAGAG AAACCTCATTTACTGCAACGAACTATGCGTTGGTTTGAGGAATGGATGGATCGCAGAGGAATGTATTCTCCGCGATAg
- a CDS encoding hypothetical protein (NECATOR_CHRIV.G14434.T1) translates to MPSIGDRDRRKFDKAKDTREEELLLSKDAEVTMKDRSATPETAADTKFHRRLHSTTTDEILTELGLLNPHSVFIMLSMGFLWFLSAMPTMSPAYLAPPTHFSENSSFLTVQNEFELQRSVIDPAEMTSSVYFLGNLVLGQMYCMAADRIGRRPVLVWSLIVSGLAGVGAAIAPTFYLMLFGRFIQGSFFNSITMINWVLCCESIAFKGHSYASVIFGVFWVAGYCIITPIAHFFPSWRALQFMTSLPTLLFGFVMLVSLPESFDFLITKKKPIKAEKWIKRAQKWGARKFECDVMKTIENETARIPEETSLMESLRHVVHSSELMLYIAIQTVLWVVDFMIYNALSLMSTDVMDGDADTSFLFSGLVELPCYFLMPVALDRLGRRPTVILSHVLSAIALVIMCFLNPASHPALYMVVWLVAKFGMASAFMCCFVYGSEIFPVQYRNICLGFCATISNIGAMMSPHCGLLDNVFHGFMYATFSALCALCAFVTSFLPETKHSR, encoded by the exons AGATACTCGAGAAGAGGAGCTCCTCCTATCAAAGGACGCTGAGGTCACGATGAAA GACCGTAGTGCGACCCCGGAAACAGCGGCCGATACGAAATTCCACAGGAGACTGCATTCCACTACAACCGACGAAATCCTCACTGAACTTGGCCT CCTCAATCCTCACTCAGTTTTCATCATGTTATCGATGGGTTTCCTGTGGTTCCTTTCGGCAATGCCTACTATGTCTCCAGCTTACTTGGCTCCACCCACGCATTTCTCCGaaaattcctcttttcttaCCGTTCAGAATGAG TTCGAACTCCAACGATCAGTGATTGATCCAGCAGAAATGACGTCATCTGTGTACTTCCTCGGGAATCTGGTCCTAGGACAAATGTATTGCATGGCGGCTGACAG AATTGGACGACGACCTGTTCTGGTGTGGAGTCTCATCGTATCAGGACTGGCTGGAGTTGGAGCAGCAATTGCTCCCACATTCTATCTGATGTTATTCGGGCGATTCATCCAAGGGTCCTTCTTTAAC TCGATCACAATGATCAATTGGGTGTTATGTTGTGAATCCATAGCATTCAAAGGCCATTCTTACGCGTCCGTGATCTTTGGCGTCTTCTGGGTGGCAG gatACTGCATAATTACTCCTATAGCTCATTTTTTCCCGTCCTGGCGAGCCCTACAATTCATGACCTCACTTCCCACTTTGTTATTTGGATTTGTGATGCTCGT ATCCCTTCCGGAAAGCTTCGATTTTCTGATCACCAAGAAAAAACCGATCAAAGCAGAGAAATGGATTAAACGAGCACAAAAATGGGGAGCACGCAAGTTCGAATGCGATGTGATGAAAACAATTGAGAACGAGACCGCACGAATTCCGGAAGAGACAAGCCTTATGGAAAGCCTTC GTCACGTTGTGCACAGTTCGGAGCTCATGCTGTACATAGCTATCCAGACGGTGCTATG GGTGGTGGACTTTATGATTTATAATGCATTATCACTGATGTCAACAGAC GTTATGGACGGTGACGCTGACACGTCGTTCCTATTCTCTGGCCTAGTCGAACTGCCATGCTACTTCTTGATGCCGGTTGCACTTGATCG ACTCGGAAGGCGACCGACAGTGATTTTAAGTCATGTTCTATCAGCGATTGCATTAGTAATAATGTGCTTCTTGAATCCAg CATCACATCCTGCACTTTACATGGTTGTGTGGCTCGTCGCTAAATTTGGAATGGCCAGTGCGTTCATGTGCTGTTTCGTCTACGGATCGGAGATCTTTCCCGTCCAATATCGCAACATATGCCTTGGTTTCTGCGCAACAATCAGCAATATTGGAGCTATGATGTCTCCACATTGTGGTCTATTG gataatGTGTTCCACGGCTTCATGTACGCGACATTTTCTGCGCTATGCGCATTGTGCGCATTCGTAACCTCGTTCTTGCCTGAAACAAAACACTCTCGCTAA
- a CDS encoding hypothetical protein (NECATOR_CHRIV.G14436.T2) — MCGAMASCLLGGVMRRRDDVTCGDRSVFLIPFSSFPWGGWLAMVPQGALGLRSCSYAQRHLSLSVMAHGGVPTQIGPQNDSTTTTSYVGYLSGAINAILAKTTAATQVLGLKSETESKGPSKAVVTETSEGGAPTKAQFLKHTFKKRISRTEVTNKTRALVKKLLVAETSSSKLLRIQELSSHIISYPPTRIIAAQKPRLIADLLTIVTSPDSSPELRAEARQCLTLCGCQPAVKSKGVSLLSIDGGGTRGMMGLEVLEQFERISGKKICELFDHVIGVSTGSIIASLLVGKGYTIKECRDVYMDVSKKLFSQNRLTGVSGIVLNHSYYDTKKWVKMLKEVIGEDLTIIETSKYPVPRLSIVASIVNSPVLQPFVFRNYEPPAGRDSHYLGSTAHHLWQAIQASAAAPLYFEEVQLGNFLLQDGGVIANNPTAIGIHEAKLLWPEERFHCVVSVGNGRSVCDLESEEDAAPSSLSSLQKFNRIVDSATNTEGVHMCMHDLLDENVYFRLNPYMTFPYGLDEIDPKKLEQMQNDAKLYVRRNALKIEDAVSRLLEKPHLLQRTMRWFEEWMDRRGMYSPR, encoded by the exons ATGTGCGGGGCGATGGCCAGCTGTCTTCTGGGTGGCGTGATGCGGCGGAGGGACGACGTCACGTGCG GCGATCGCTCAGTATTCCTCAttccattctcttcttttccgtGGGGTGGCTGGTTGGCG atggtCCCTCAAGGGGCGCTGGGGCTTCGCTCCTGTTCCTACGCGCAGCGGCATCTTTCGTTGTCCGTCATGGCGCATGGGGGTGTACCGACACAAATAGGACCACAAAATGATTCAACAACTACGACTAGCTATGTCGGTTACCTTTCCGGTGCCATCAACGCCATTCTTGCGAAG ACCACGGCAGCTACACAAGTTCTTGGTCTGAAATCGGAAACAGAAAGCAAAGGACCATCGAAAGCTGTTGTGACGGAAACATCCGAAGGAGGAGCACCCACTAAAGCCCA GTTCTTGAAACACACTTTCAAAAAACGTATATCAAGGACTGAAGTAACTAATAAAACAAGAGCGCTGGTGAAGAAACTTCTGGTtgctgaaacgtcgagctcaAAACTACTCCGTATTCAAGAGCTTAGCTCACACATAATATCCTATCCACCAACAAGGATCATCGCCGCCCAG AAACCTCGTCTGATCGCCGATCTACTGACCATTGTAACGTCCCCTGACAGTAGCCCAGAGCTTCGAGCAGAAGCAAGGCAGTGTCTTACTCTTTGCGGTTGTCAGCCCGCAGTGAAAAGCAAAG GAGTGAGTCTTCTCAGTATCGATGGAGGAGGCACTCGAGGTATGATGGGTCTCGAAGTGCTAGAACAGTTTGAAAGAATATCGGGCAAAAAG ATATGTGAATTATTCGATCACGTCATCGGTGTAAGCACTGGTAGTATAATTGCTAGTTTGTTGGTCGGTAAAGGATACACAATAAAGGAGTGTCGCGATGTTTACATGGACGTCTCTAAGAA ATTGTTTTCGCAAAACCGTCTCACGGGTGTAAGTGGGATAGTACTCAACCACTCGTATTATGATACTAAGAAATGGGTAAAGATGCTTAAAGAG GTCATAGGCGAAGATCTAACGATAATTGAGACCAGCAAATATCCAGTACCCCGACTTAGCATTGTTGCTTCCATAGTTAATTCTCCTGTTCTTCAA CCTTTCGTATTTCGGAACTATGAGCCTCCTGCTGGTAGAGATTCGCACTACCTGGGTAGCACGGCACACCACCTATGGCAGGCTATCCAg GCTTCGGCTGCTGCTCCACTCTATTTTGAAGAGGTTCAACTTGGTAACTTCTTACTTCAAGATGGTGGA GTCATCGCCAATAATCCAACCGCAATTGGGATACATGAAGCGAAACTGTTGTGGCCTGAAGAACGTTTTCATTGTGTTGTGTCTGTCGGAAATGGACGATCG GTTTGTGACCTTGAGAGCGAAGAAGATGCAGCCCCTTCTAGCTTGAGTTCACTGCAGAAGTTCAATCGCATTGTAGATAGTGCAACTAACACTGAAGGGGTCCACATGTGTATGCATGATTTGCTCGACGAAAATGTATATTTCAG ACTGAATCCATACATGACCTTTCCATATGGACTCGATGAAATTGATCCAAAAAA ATTAGAGCAGATGCAAAATGATGCGAAGTTGTATGTTCGTCGTAACGCTTTGAAAATTGAGGATGCAGTCTCAAGGTTGCTAGAG AAACCTCATTTACTGCAACGAACTATGCGTTGGTTTGAGGAATGGATGGATCGCAGAGGAATGTATTCTCCGCGATAg
- a CDS encoding hypothetical protein (NECATOR_CHRIV.G14435.T1) produces MAAKQALMAEEGKSGQAVFEKTAEKVNFELEPKTIGLTKEQLEKYRNDPFWKPLRTVLFALFWIAWVAMFAGAILIVVLSPKCAEKQKPEWWQTKVSYQLLTPTFHDTDNDGVGDFKGVTEKIDLLKKIGVTTIYPSPVIEIQKDEYFNPYDVVDHLQVDKRFGTEEDFKELIDAAHNRDMYVVMDLPVTSVSIHHPWFRDGDADVFVTAKKGSAAFAQANYHEFHGDNDTKYLGYPSAANPVLNWSNAKVKETIEEAVKKYLLLGLDGFHIDHVSQLALDATGKPNHDGAIAALKELTSLIKNVIESQEDLKEKKIVLSSSLRDIEELHSKARETGDLHYVIDNTFASLSSEKCAKGVAACAHDALSAAYSRHESDSYTPYWQFSNADSSRLASRFDADTANLFTFMQLTLPGALSLYYGQELGLKDVGNPPSARGIMQWTPTGNDHHGFLSSAEANIGKLFFAESDDDKEEDNFESQYAQEMSPLKVYQKLAKMRQRDEALILGSTVRDELEGDVLAYSRFVKGENGTAVGTAFVIALNFGSNPAPVDFTKLNEKELLPKNVDLAKAEVGAVTPGVTEYRARQKLDLANEKITLPAKQGVLVRL; encoded by the exons ATGGCTGCCAAGCAGGCACTGATGGCAGAAGAGGGGAAATCGGGTCAGGCCGTATTCGAGAAG ACGGCCGAGAAGGTAAACTTTGAGTTAGAGCCAAAGACTATCGGTTTAACTAAGGAGCAGCTCGAGAAATATCGTAATGATCCTTTCTGGAAGCCACTTCG AACTGTGCTGTTCGCTCTGTTCTGGATCGCTTGGGTTGCGATGTTCGCCGGTGCCATACTAATCGTTGTTCTATCTCCGAAATGCGCCGAGAAACAAAAGCCGGAATGGTGGCAAACGAAGGTCTCCTATCAG TTACTCACTCCCACCTTCCATGACACGGATAACGACGGTGTCGGGGATTTCAAAGGTGTCACCGAGAAAATCGATTTGCTGAAAAAGATCGGAGTGACCACCATCTATCCAAGCCCTGTGATTGAAATTCAGAAG GATGAATACTTCAATCCCTACGATGTGGTCGATCATCTTCAAGTTGACAAAAGATTCGGGACCGAGGAGGATTTTAAGGAACTCATCGACGCCGCTCATAATAGAG ACATGTACGTGGTGATGGACCTGCCAGTGACATCGGTGTCCATTCATCATCCATGGTTCCGTGATGGTGATGCAGATGTGTTTGTAACGGCAAAAAAAGGGTCTGCAGCGTTCGCACAGGCGAACTATCATGAATTCCACGGCGATAACGACACAAA GTATCTTGGCTATCCGAGCGCGGCGAATCCAGTGCTGAACTGGTCAAACGCTAAGGTTAAAGAGACAATTGAAGAAGCTGTCAAGAAATATTTACTGCTCGGCTTGGACGGTTTCCACATCGACCATGTTAGTCAGCTGGCACTTGATGCTACCGGAAAACCTAAT caCGACGGCGCAATTGCAGCACTGAAGGAATTGACATCTCTAATCAAAAACGTCATTGAGTCTCAAGAAGATcttaaagagaagaaaat CGTACTCTCCTCCTCGCTACGCGATATCGAAGAATTACACTCGAAAGCCAGGGAAACCGGTGATCTACATTATGTGATCGATAACACGTTCGCATCGCTCTCTTCGGAAAAATGTGCGAAAGGGGTTGCCGCGTGTGCGCACGACGCCCTGTCGGCTGCTTATTCAAGACATGAG AGTGACTCCTACACACCATACTGGCAGTTCTCAAATGCTGACAGTAGTCGGCTTGCTTCTCGATTCGACGCCGACACTGCGAACCTCTTCACTTTCATGCAG TTGACTCTACCGGGTGCGTTGTCGTTGTACTACGGACAAGAGCTTGGCCTGAAAGACGTCGGGAATCCTCCGAGTGCTCGCGGTATCATGCAATGGACACCAACCGGTAACGATCACCACGGCTTCCTTTCTTCTGCTGAAGCTAACATAGGAAAACTGTTCTTTGCCGAAAGCGACGACGACAAAGAAGAGGACAATTTCGAG AGTCAATACGCACAAGAGATGTCGCCCCTCAAAGTGTACCAGAAGCTGGCGAAGATGAGACAACGTGACGAGGCGTTGATCCTTGGGAGCACGGTCAGAGATGAACTGGAAGGAGATGTGCTCGCATATTCGAGATTTGTGAAAGGAGAGAATGGAACCGCAGTTGGAACG GCTTTCGTGATTGCGCTGAACTTCGGCTCTAATCCTGCACCTGTCGATTTCACCAAGTTGAACGAGAAAGAACTCCTTCCCAAAAACGTGGATCTCGCGAAAGCTGAG GTGGGAGCAGTCACGCCAGGAGTGACCGAGTATCGTGCTCGTCAAAAACTGGATCTCGCGAATGAGAAGATCACACTGCCTGCCAAACAGGGTGTTTTGGTCAGATTGTAG
- a CDS encoding hypothetical protein (NECATOR_CHRIV.G14434.T2), with amino-acid sequence MSLRDTREEELLLSKDAEVTMKDRSATPETAADTKFHRRLHSTTTDEILTELGLLNPHSVFIMLSMGFLWFLSAMPTMSPAYLAPPTHFSENSSFLTVQNEFELQRSVIDPAEMTSSVYFLGNLVLGQMYCMAADRIGRRPVLVWSLIVSGLAGVGAAIAPTFYLMLFGRFIQGSFFNSITMINWVLCCESIAFKGHSYASVIFGVFWVAGYCIITPIAHFFPSWRALQFMTSLPTLLFGFVMLVSLPESFDFLITKKKPIKAEKWIKRAQKWGARKFECDVMKTIENETARIPEETSLMESLRHVVHSSELMLYIAIQTVLWVVDFMIYNALSLMSTDVMDGDADTSFLFSGLVELPCYFLMPVALDRLGRRPTVILSHVLSAIALVIMCFLNPASHPALYMVVWLVAKFGMASAFMCCFVYGSEIFPVQYRNICLGFCATISNIGAMMSPHCGLLDNVFHGFMYATFSALCALCAFVTSFLPETKHSR; translated from the exons AGATACTCGAGAAGAGGAGCTCCTCCTATCAAAGGACGCTGAGGTCACGATGAAA GACCGTAGTGCGACCCCGGAAACAGCGGCCGATACGAAATTCCACAGGAGACTGCATTCCACTACAACCGACGAAATCCTCACTGAACTTGGCCT CCTCAATCCTCACTCAGTTTTCATCATGTTATCGATGGGTTTCCTGTGGTTCCTTTCGGCAATGCCTACTATGTCTCCAGCTTACTTGGCTCCACCCACGCATTTCTCCGaaaattcctcttttcttaCCGTTCAGAATGAG TTCGAACTCCAACGATCAGTGATTGATCCAGCAGAAATGACGTCATCTGTGTACTTCCTCGGGAATCTGGTCCTAGGACAAATGTATTGCATGGCGGCTGACAG AATTGGACGACGACCTGTTCTGGTGTGGAGTCTCATCGTATCAGGACTGGCTGGAGTTGGAGCAGCAATTGCTCCCACATTCTATCTGATGTTATTCGGGCGATTCATCCAAGGGTCCTTCTTTAAC TCGATCACAATGATCAATTGGGTGTTATGTTGTGAATCCATAGCATTCAAAGGCCATTCTTACGCGTCCGTGATCTTTGGCGTCTTCTGGGTGGCAG gatACTGCATAATTACTCCTATAGCTCATTTTTTCCCGTCCTGGCGAGCCCTACAATTCATGACCTCACTTCCCACTTTGTTATTTGGATTTGTGATGCTCGT ATCCCTTCCGGAAAGCTTCGATTTTCTGATCACCAAGAAAAAACCGATCAAAGCAGAGAAATGGATTAAACGAGCACAAAAATGGGGAGCACGCAAGTTCGAATGCGATGTGATGAAAACAATTGAGAACGAGACCGCACGAATTCCGGAAGAGACAAGCCTTATGGAAAGCCTTC GTCACGTTGTGCACAGTTCGGAGCTCATGCTGTACATAGCTATCCAGACGGTGCTATG GGTGGTGGACTTTATGATTTATAATGCATTATCACTGATGTCAACAGAC GTTATGGACGGTGACGCTGACACGTCGTTCCTATTCTCTGGCCTAGTCGAACTGCCATGCTACTTCTTGATGCCGGTTGCACTTGATCG ACTCGGAAGGCGACCGACAGTGATTTTAAGTCATGTTCTATCAGCGATTGCATTAGTAATAATGTGCTTCTTGAATCCAg CATCACATCCTGCACTTTACATGGTTGTGTGGCTCGTCGCTAAATTTGGAATGGCCAGTGCGTTCATGTGCTGTTTCGTCTACGGATCGGAGATCTTTCCCGTCCAATATCGCAACATATGCCTTGGTTTCTGCGCAACAATCAGCAATATTGGAGCTATGATGTCTCCACATTGTGGTCTATTG gataatGTGTTCCACGGCTTCATGTACGCGACATTTTCTGCGCTATGCGCATTGTGCGCATTCGTAACCTCGTTCTTGCCTGAAACAAAACACTCTCGCTAA